A genome region from Cognatishimia activa includes the following:
- a CDS encoding YtoQ family protein — protein sequence MGLNVYLSGEIHTDWREQIIEGAAGLDVSFNSPVTDHAASDDCGVRILGAEDQKFWHDNKGAKLNAIRTRKGIEDADVVVVRFGDKYKQWNAAFDAGYAAALGKSLIVLHGPDHQHALKEVDAAALAVAEEPTQVVQMLRYVLTGALPA from the coding sequence ATGGGATTGAACGTTTATCTGTCAGGAGAGATCCACACCGATTGGCGCGAGCAGATCATTGAAGGCGCAGCGGGTCTGGATGTCAGCTTCAACAGTCCCGTGACAGACCATGCGGCCAGCGATGACTGTGGCGTTCGCATCTTGGGCGCTGAGGATCAAAAATTCTGGCACGACAACAAAGGGGCCAAGCTGAACGCGATCCGCACCCGCAAAGGCATCGAGGACGCAGATGTCGTCGTCGTGCGCTTTGGCGACAAGTACAAACAGTGGAACGCTGCTTTTGATGCAGGCTACGCGGCGGCGCTGGGTAAGTCGCTGATCGTTCTTCACGGCCCGGATCATCAGCACGCGCTGAAAGAAGTGGATGCGGCGGCTTTGGCCGTGGCAGAGGAGCCCACCCAGGTGGTTCAGATGCTCAGATATGTATTGACTGGTGCTCTTCCTGCCTAA
- a CDS encoding glutathione S-transferase family protein produces MSDLSQFKITEKWTPKDPSVLQLFSFPTPNGVKISIALEEMGLAYEPHLVTLSDADVKSPEFLSLNPNNKIPAIIDPNGPDGAPVGLFESGAILIYLAEKTGKLIGNTPSEKAKIIQWLMFQMGGLGPMFGQMGFFVKFAGSEIEDPRPRERYVSEAKRLLAVLEKELADKDWIAGEYSIADIAIAPWLAALDFYQAKDLVGWDELPNVNAYLERFLARPAVQKGRTIPNPQG; encoded by the coding sequence GTGTCCGACCTTTCTCAATTTAAAATTACCGAAAAATGGACTCCTAAGGACCCAAGCGTCCTGCAGCTGTTTTCATTCCCAACCCCCAACGGCGTGAAAATTTCCATTGCGCTGGAAGAGATGGGTCTGGCCTATGAGCCACACTTGGTGACCCTGTCCGATGCAGACGTCAAAAGTCCCGAGTTTCTGTCGCTGAACCCCAACAACAAAATCCCCGCGATCATTGATCCAAACGGCCCGGACGGCGCACCAGTTGGCCTTTTCGAAAGCGGAGCCATCTTGATTTATCTGGCTGAGAAAACTGGCAAGCTGATTGGCAATACCCCTTCCGAGAAAGCCAAGATCATCCAGTGGCTCATGTTCCAAATGGGCGGATTGGGTCCGATGTTCGGCCAAATGGGTTTCTTCGTGAAATTCGCAGGCTCTGAAATCGAAGACCCGCGCCCACGCGAGCGCTATGTCAGCGAAGCTAAGCGTCTGCTCGCGGTTTTGGAAAAAGAACTCGCGGACAAAGACTGGATTGCCGGTGAATATTCCATCGCCGACATCGCCATCGCGCCATGGCTTGCTGCGCTGGACTTTTATCAAGCCAAAGACCTGGTCGGCTGGGATGAACTGCCAAATGTAAACGCCTATCTGGAGCGTTTCCTGGCACGCCCTGCTGTTCAAAAGGGTCGCACGATCCCGAACCCTCAGGGCTAA
- a CDS encoding class I SAM-dependent methyltransferase encodes MADKAQFWNKIAPKYARDPIKDMESYEITLNKTRGYLRADHAVLEIGAGTGSTALLLAGECAHITATDLSEKMLEVGRERAWNDGVGNISFEVRSAEDMPEGPFDVVLAHNILHLVEDLPSVLARAHAVLKPGGVLVSKTFVKPMSGLHLEYRVMKLALPIMQFFGKAPFVAFHTRAAFEAAFADAGFEIVESGHFPVGQERLYTVARKT; translated from the coding sequence ATGGCAGATAAAGCCCAGTTCTGGAACAAGATCGCGCCGAAATACGCGCGCGATCCGATCAAGGATATGGAGTCCTATGAGATAACGCTGAACAAGACGCGCGGCTATCTGCGCGCCGATCACGCTGTGCTTGAGATTGGGGCGGGAACCGGGTCTACGGCCTTGTTGCTAGCAGGGGAGTGTGCTCATATCACTGCTACTGACCTGTCCGAAAAGATGCTTGAAGTGGGCCGCGAGCGGGCTTGGAATGACGGCGTTGGCAACATTTCTTTTGAGGTCCGCAGTGCCGAAGACATGCCTGAGGGCCCCTTTGATGTGGTGCTTGCGCATAACATCCTGCATCTGGTCGAAGATTTGCCTTCGGTTCTGGCGCGTGCGCACGCCGTGCTGAAGCCTGGCGGTGTTCTGGTGTCCAAAACCTTTGTGAAACCCATGTCTGGACTGCATTTGGAATATCGCGTGATGAAACTCGCGCTGCCCATTATGCAGTTTTTTGGCAAAGCCCCCTTTGTGGCGTTCCACACACGCGCGGCGTTTGAGGCGGCTTTTGCAGACGCCGGATTTGAAATCGTTGAAAGCGGGCATTTCCCCGTAGGCCAAGAGCGGCTTTATACTGTGGCTCGAAAGACCTAG
- the mscL gene encoding large conductance mechanosensitive channel protein MscL, producing the protein MLQEFRDFIAKGNVMDMAVGIIIGAAFTAIVKSMVGDLINPIIGLFLGGVDFTNSYIVLSGEVAAGASLEAAREAGAAVFAHGAFIMAVINFLIIAFVVFMLVRYVNKVKDAASKKEEEAPVEEAPAGPTELDILMEIRDSLKK; encoded by the coding sequence ATGTTGCAGGAATTCAGAGACTTTATTGCCAAAGGCAATGTCATGGACATGGCCGTTGGGATCATCATTGGCGCGGCTTTTACGGCCATTGTGAAATCCATGGTCGGCGATTTGATCAATCCGATTATTGGCCTGTTCTTGGGCGGTGTTGATTTCACGAACTCTTACATCGTGCTCTCCGGCGAAGTGGCCGCTGGCGCGAGCCTTGAGGCCGCCCGCGAAGCAGGGGCTGCGGTCTTTGCGCATGGGGCGTTTATTATGGCGGTGATCAACTTCCTGATCATTGCTTTCGTAGTCTTCATGCTTGTGCGCTATGTGAACAAGGTCAAAGACGCGGCCTCCAAGAAGGAAGAGGAAGCGCCCGTCGAGGAGGCTCCAGCGGGACCAACCGAGCTGGATATCCTGATGGAAATTCGGGACTCGCTGAAAAAGTAA
- a CDS encoding DUF1330 domain-containing protein, producing the protein MTAHAIVTLSIKDPDTLAAYREKAGAALAKYKAEPLAVSQEAQIIEGDASAPDVTVILTFPDRDHALGWINDPELASTHALRQGAGTSNIILM; encoded by the coding sequence ATGACTGCCCACGCCATCGTTACACTTTCAATCAAAGACCCAGACACTCTCGCCGCCTATCGCGAAAAAGCAGGCGCGGCTTTGGCGAAATACAAAGCCGAACCACTGGCGGTGTCTCAAGAGGCTCAGATCATCGAAGGCGACGCATCGGCCCCGGATGTGACTGTGATCCTAACCTTCCCCGACCGCGATCACGCGCTTGGCTGGATCAATGACCCGGAACTCGCAAGCACCCACGCGTTGCGCCAAGGCGCAGGCACATCCAACATTATTCTGATGTAA
- a CDS encoding LysR family transcriptional regulator, translating into MRIYYQAMLDWNDLRFVLETARNGGTSGAARVLGVNHATVARRITAAEEALGERLFDRLPSGYVPTEAGREAVRTAEAMERLDSELDLKIAARDDRIKGRLRVTAPQLFIQRVLGGILAEFTEAYPEVDLELVATNDTLNLAQREADVAIRFSKDPPETLVGRRFIDQKGAVYATPELIARDTGGEAPLDWVKFAHWPGPPAEIKAVRPNLRVRLTVDDMAAAIGAVRAGIGATRMACFLGDTDPALVRVPGMPRFDYLPLWLLTHADLRHVPRIRTFMDFTAARLGKLRPVFEGTAP; encoded by the coding sequence ATGCGCATATATTATCAGGCCATGTTGGATTGGAATGACCTTCGCTTTGTTCTGGAGACCGCGCGAAATGGCGGAACCAGCGGGGCTGCGCGGGTTTTGGGGGTAAACCACGCCACTGTCGCGCGGCGGATCACTGCGGCCGAAGAGGCGTTGGGCGAAAGGCTGTTTGATCGTTTGCCCAGCGGCTATGTGCCAACCGAGGCCGGCCGAGAAGCCGTGAGAACAGCCGAGGCCATGGAGCGGCTCGACTCGGAACTGGATCTGAAAATCGCAGCTCGGGATGACCGGATCAAAGGACGGTTGCGCGTGACGGCTCCGCAGTTGTTTATCCAGCGCGTGCTGGGCGGCATTTTGGCCGAGTTCACCGAGGCCTATCCCGAGGTGGATCTGGAGTTGGTCGCGACCAACGACACGTTGAACCTCGCGCAACGTGAGGCGGATGTTGCGATCCGGTTTTCCAAGGACCCGCCCGAGACTTTGGTTGGGCGTAGGTTCATCGATCAGAAAGGCGCAGTCTATGCGACGCCCGAGTTGATTGCCCGAGATACGGGGGGAGAAGCCCCCCTGGATTGGGTCAAGTTTGCCCACTGGCCGGGCCCTCCGGCCGAGATCAAAGCAGTGCGCCCGAATTTGAGGGTGCGGTTGACGGTGGACGATATGGCTGCAGCGATCGGGGCCGTGCGGGCCGGGATCGGAGCGACGCGGATGGCTTGTTTTCTGGGGGATACGGATCCGGCCTTAGTTCGTGTGCCGGGGATGCCTCGGTTTGACTATTTACCGCTCTGGCTTTTAACCCATGCGGATCTGCGTCATGTGCCGCGGATCAGGACATTCATGGATTTCACCGCAGCTCGCTTGGGCAAGCTGCGGCCGGTGTTTGAAGGAACCGCGCCTTAG
- a CDS encoding Lrp/AsnC family transcriptional regulator codes for MELDQTDRRILTVLQKRGRMSNADLSEEVNLSASACHRRVQRLESDGFIKDYVALLDPRKMRVPTTVFVEITLSGQADEVLEAFEKAVARIPDVLECHLMAGTADYLLKVVAENTEDFARIHRQYLARLPGVAQMQSSFALRTVFKTTALPV; via the coding sequence ATGGAGCTTGATCAAACGGATCGTCGCATCCTGACGGTGCTGCAAAAGCGGGGACGCATGTCGAATGCGGATCTTTCTGAAGAAGTAAACCTTTCGGCGTCGGCCTGTCATAGGCGCGTTCAGAGGCTGGAGAGCGACGGGTTTATCAAGGATTACGTTGCACTGTTAGACCCGCGCAAAATGCGGGTGCCGACCACTGTGTTTGTCGAGATCACGCTTTCGGGGCAGGCGGATGAGGTTCTTGAGGCCTTTGAAAAGGCCGTCGCACGGATCCCAGATGTTTTGGAGTGTCATCTGATGGCGGGCACTGCGGACTATTTGTTGAAAGTCGTGGCTGAAAATACCGAGGATTTTGCGCGTATTCACCGCCAATATCTGGCGCGCCTGCCGGGGGTGGCACAGATGCAGAGTTCTTTTGCTTTGCGCACCGTGTTTAAAACCACAGCTTTACCGGTTTAG
- the ald gene encoding alanine dehydrogenase, whose protein sequence is MKIGCPTEIKPQEFRVGMTPDAAREAVNHGHSVVIQKGAGAGAGFADADYEAAGAALLDTAEEIFATADMIVKVKEPQAVERKMLREGQLLFTYLHLAPDPDQTRDLLDSGCTAIAYETVTDANGGLPLLAPMSEVAGRLAPQVGAWTLQKANGGRGVLMGGVPGVAPAKVVVIGGGVVGTHAARIAAGMGADVTVLDRSLNRLKYLDDVFGNVFKNQYSTAGATAELVNTADMVIGAVLIPGAAAPKLVSRAQLSDMKPGAALVDVAIDQGGCFETSRATTHADPVYEVDGIMHYCVANMPGAVARTSTQALGNATLPFLLNLADKGWKQACDDDPHLLNGLNVHAGKLTYFAVGKALGIDVLSPQLALKAA, encoded by the coding sequence ATGAAAATCGGGTGCCCAACAGAGATTAAACCACAGGAATTTCGGGTCGGCATGACGCCGGATGCTGCGCGCGAGGCGGTCAATCATGGCCACTCGGTTGTCATTCAGAAAGGCGCGGGCGCAGGTGCTGGATTTGCCGATGCAGACTACGAAGCCGCTGGCGCTGCGCTTCTTGATACCGCCGAAGAAATCTTTGCCACCGCCGATATGATCGTCAAAGTCAAAGAGCCTCAGGCGGTCGAGCGCAAGATGCTGCGCGAAGGCCAACTTTTGTTCACTTACCTCCACCTCGCGCCCGATCCAGACCAAACCCGCGATCTCTTGGACAGCGGCTGCACGGCCATCGCCTATGAGACCGTGACGGACGCAAACGGAGGCCTCCCTCTCCTTGCACCCATGTCCGAGGTCGCGGGTCGTTTGGCACCGCAAGTCGGCGCATGGACCCTGCAGAAGGCCAATGGCGGGCGCGGCGTTCTGATGGGCGGCGTGCCGGGCGTTGCCCCGGCCAAGGTCGTCGTCATCGGCGGCGGAGTCGTCGGCACCCACGCCGCGCGTATCGCTGCTGGAATGGGCGCAGATGTCACCGTTCTAGACCGCAGCCTCAATCGTTTGAAGTATCTCGATGACGTCTTCGGCAATGTCTTCAAGAACCAATATTCCACTGCAGGCGCGACCGCAGAATTGGTCAATACCGCCGACATGGTAATCGGAGCGGTTCTAATCCCAGGCGCCGCAGCACCAAAACTTGTCTCACGCGCGCAGTTGTCTGACATGAAACCGGGTGCGGCATTGGTGGATGTCGCCATCGATCAGGGCGGCTGTTTCGAGACCTCGCGCGCCACCACACATGCCGATCCAGTCTATGAAGTCGACGGCATCATGCACTACTGCGTGGCAAATATGCCGGGCGCTGTTGCACGCACGTCAACGCAAGCTTTGGGCAACGCAACATTGCCGTTCTTGCTGAACCTGGCGGATAAGGGTTGGAAGCAAGCCTGTGACGACGATCCGCATTTGCTGAACGGCCTCAATGTCCACGCCGGAAAGCTGACCTATTTTGCGGTTGGCAAAGCGCTTGGGATCGACGTGCTGTCACCCCAACTGGCGCTTAAAGCAGCCTAA
- a CDS encoding mechanosensitive ion channel family protein, which produces MAFVGQYSNIVTDTITALIVLIIGWTIAGLVARMIRRRVFASETLDDTIGSFAASMARWIILLITGIAIMGLFGIQATSLVAIMGAATLAIGLALQGTLNDLAAGFMLIIFRPYKIGQYVEVGGTAGTVKDINLFVTELATPDNVQIIVPNGQAWGSVITNYSHHTTRRIDLLFGIDYNDDADKAMAIILRVAEEDGRILKSPEPWVKVTDLGASSVDITARLWCSADDYWNAKFELTKAMKEAFDAEGISIPYPHVVQIRREG; this is translated from the coding sequence ATGGCTTTCGTGGGGCAGTATTCCAACATCGTAACCGATACGATTACGGCCCTGATCGTATTGATAATTGGCTGGACAATTGCCGGCCTCGTGGCGCGCATGATCCGACGTCGCGTTTTTGCGAGCGAGACGCTTGATGACACCATCGGCAGCTTTGCAGCGTCGATGGCACGCTGGATCATTTTGTTGATCACAGGCATCGCGATCATGGGGCTGTTTGGTATTCAGGCGACGAGCCTTGTGGCCATCATGGGGGCCGCGACTTTGGCCATTGGTTTGGCACTGCAAGGCACGCTAAACGATCTGGCCGCTGGGTTCATGTTGATCATCTTCCGTCCGTATAAGATCGGCCAATATGTCGAGGTCGGTGGAACTGCGGGGACCGTGAAGGACATCAATCTTTTCGTCACCGAGCTGGCGACGCCAGACAATGTGCAGATCATCGTGCCCAATGGTCAGGCCTGGGGCTCTGTCATTACCAACTATTCCCATCACACGACCCGCCGGATCGATCTGCTGTTTGGCATCGACTACAATGACGATGCTGACAAGGCGATGGCGATCATTCTGCGCGTTGCCGAGGAAGACGGGCGCATTCTGAAAAGCCCTGAGCCTTGGGTGAAGGTCACGGACCTCGGTGCGAGTTCCGTGGATATCACAGCGCGGCTGTGGTGTTCGGCGGATGACTATTGGAACGCGAAGTTCGAGCTGACCAAGGCGATGAAAGAAGCCTTTGACGCCGAAGGGATCTCGATACCATACCCGCATGTGGTGCAGATCCGCCGCGAAGGATAA